A genomic region of Fusarium falciforme chromosome 4, complete sequence contains the following coding sequences:
- a CDS encoding Ribosome-interacting GTPase 1: MATTVDKIKEIEAEMARTQKNKATSFHLGQLKAKLAKLKRELLTPSGGGGGGGAGFDVARTGVASIGFIGFPSVGKSTLMSRLTGQHSEAAAYEFTTLTSVPGQVVYNGAPLQIIDLPGIIEGAKDGRGRGRQVIAVAKTCHLIFIVLDVNKPLTDKRVIESELEGFGIRINKEPPNITFKKKDKGGLNITSTVPLTHIDHGEIKAVMSEYRINSADITIRCDATVDDLIDVLEAKSRSYIPVVYCLNKIDSISIEELDLLYRIPNAVPISSEHGWNIDELMEAMWDKLNLVRVYTKPKGKQPDYSAPVVLRSTRCTVEDFCNAIHRSITEVFKTAIVYGKSVKHQPQRVGLGHELCDEDVVTIVKR; the protein is encoded by the exons ATGGCTACCACAGTGGACAAG ATCAAAGAGATTGAGGCCGAA ATGGCCAGGACCCAGAAGAACAAGGCGACGTCGTTTCATCTGGgtcagctcaaggccaagttggCCAAACTCAAGCGCGAGCTGTTGACCCCCAGTggcggaggcggcggaggcggcgcTGGATTCGATGTGGCCAGGACAGGTGTCGCCAGTATCGGCTTCATTGGGTTCCCCTCTGTGGGAAAGAGTACGCTCATGAGCCGACTGACGGGCCAACACTCGGAGGCGGCCGCGTACGAGTTCACCACCCTGACATCGGTGCCAGGACAGGTCGTCTATAACG GCGCCCCCTTGCAGATTATCGACCTTCCCGGAATTATCGAGGGTGCCAAGGatggtcgaggtcgaggtcgcCAGGTCATCGCCGTCGCCAAGACGTGCCATTTGATCTTCATTGTGCTCGACGTGAACAAGCCCCTGACGGACAAGCGGGTGATCGAGTCGGAGCTCGAGGGCTTCGGAATTCGAATCAATAAGGAGCCACCAAACATCaccttcaagaagaaggacaagggtGGCCTCAATATCACGAGCACCGTGCCCCTGACCCATATCGATCAtggcgagatcaaggctgTCATGAGCGAATACCGGATCAACTCTGCAGACATTACTATCCGATGTGATGCCACCGTCGATGACCTGATCGACGttctcgaggccaagagtcGAAG TTACATTCCCGTGGTTTACTGCCTCAACAAGATCGACTCGATCAGcattgaggagcttgatctGCTGTACCGAATCCCCAACGCCGTGCCCATCAGCTCCGAGCACGGGTGGAACATTGACGAGCTGATGGAGGCCATGTGGGACAAACTCAACCTTGTTCGGGTGTACACGAAGCCCAAGGGCAAGCAGCCCGATTACTCGGCGCCCGTTGTTCTCCGATCCACGCGCTGCACGGTTGAAGACTTT TGTAACGCTATCCACCGAAGCATTACGGAAGTTTTCAAAACGGCCATCGTATACGGCAAGTCTGTCAAGCATCAGCCGCAGCGAGTCGGGCTGGGACATGAGCTGTGTGACGAAGAT